Sequence from the Deinococcus aerophilus genome:
TGCCGACGCGGACCTGAAGCAGCGCTACGGCCACGACGTGCCGGTGCTGGCACTGGGGGGGCAGACGCTGCTCAAGGGCGTGCTGAGCCCGGCACGCCTGAGCGCCCTGAAGCTGCGGCTGCTGCGCGAGAATCCGGCGCGCTGAACGGTCTGGCCCCGGCCTGTGGCGCTATGGTGGGGGCATGAACGCTTCCCTCTTCCTGCCTTTTGTGTCGCCGACCGGGGACCGCCCGTGAGCTGGCTTGAACGTCTGCGC
This genomic interval carries:
- a CDS encoding glutaredoxin family protein; the encoded protein is MPEPVQATGRLPVLTLYTRQGCHLCEQAAEQLTRLDFRFEPVDIDADADLKQRYGHDVPVLALGGQTLLKGVLSPARLSALKLRLLRENPAR